Sequence from the Actinocatenispora sera genome:
GCGGCCGGCGTGAACCCGATCGACGGCAAGCTGCGGGCCGGCGGCGGCTGGCCGATCGAGCTGCCGTCGACCCCGGGCGTCGAGGGCGCCGGTGTGGTCGACGCGGTCGGTCCGGACACCGATGGCTTCGCGGTCGGCGACGAGGTGCTCGGCCACACCGCGACCGGGTCGTACGCGCAGTTCGCGCTGTCGGACCGGGTGGTGCCCAAGCCCGCGGGGCTGTCCTGGGACGTCGCCGCGGCGGTGCCGGTCGCGGCCGAGACCGCGCTGCGGGTGTTGCGGCTGCTCGACCTGTCCCCGGGGGAGACGCTGCTGGTCCACGGCGCGTCCGGCAGTGTCGGCAGCCTGGCCGGGCAGCTCGCGCGGCGGCGCGGCGTCACCGTCGTCGGTACCGCCGGCGCGGCCGGCCGGGACCGCCTCGGGCGGCTCGGGGTCACCGCGATCGCCTACGGCGACGGGCTCGTCGACCGGGTCCGGTCGGTCGCGCCGCACGGCGTCGACGCGGTGTTCGACGCGGCCGGCCGGGGTGCGCTGCCGGACTCCATCGCCCTGCGCGGTGGGCCGGAGCGCATCGTGACGATCGCCGATCCGAACGCGGCCGAGTACGGCGTGCTGTTCACCGGCGGCAGCGAGGTGATGGTCGAACCGGCCGCGATCGCCGAGGTGGCGAAGCAGGTCGCCGCGGGCGATCTGACCGTACCGATCGCCGCCCGGTACCAGCTGGCCGACGCCGCCGAGGCGCAGCGGCTCAGCGACACCGGGCACGCTGGCGGCAAGATCGTCCTCACCGTCGACTGACCGGTTCGGCCGGCGCGGCGGGCCCGGACCCTTACGCAGCGCTGTGCGCACAATCACACGCGGTTTAGCCGTGCTTGCCCGTTATCGTGCTGGTTACGCCTACGAGGCACAGCGGGAGCCGCGGATGGACGGTACGCACCTGGACCTCCGGTTCGCCGACGTGCTGCGCTCCTACCGCACCACGGCCCGGCTCAGCCAGCGGGAGCTGGCCGACCGGGCCGGGCTGAGCGTCGGTGCGGTGCGCGATCTGGAGCAGGGCCGGCGGCGGACGCCACGGCGCAGCACGGTCCGCCGGCTCGGCGCGGCGCTCGGGCTGCCCGCGCCGTCGGCGGCGGGACCGGACCCCGCCCGCCGGTTCGTGCTGCGGGTGCTCGGTCCCCTGGAGTTGCGGGTCGGCGGCCGGGCGGTCCGGCTCGGCCCACCCCGGCAGCGCGCCGTGCTCGGGCTGCTCGCGCTCTGCCCGAACGCGCTGGTGCACCGCGAGGAGATCATCGACCGGCTGTGGGCCCGCGCCGCGCCGGCGACCGCGGTACATCTCGTACAGGCGTACGTGAGTCGGCTCCGGGCGCTGCTGCTGCCGGACGCGCCGCCGGAGCGGCGGCGAGCGGTGCTCGAGTCGACCGGGGCGAGCTACCGGCTGCGGGTCCGGCCGGACGGACTCGACCTGCTGCGGTTCGGTCGGCTGACCGAACAGGCCCGCACCGCGGTCGCGGCCGGCAACCACCTGCTGGCCGGCGAGCGCTACGAGGCCGCGCTGCGGCTGTGGCGTGGCACCCCGTTGGCGGATGTCGACCTGCTCCGCGGCAGCGCACCGGTTGCCACGTTGGCCGAGCAGCGCGTCGCCACCGCCATCCGGTACGCCGAGGCCGCCGCCCGTACCGGACGGCACCACCCGGTGCCGCAGCTGCGGCTGCTCGCCGACGCCGACCCGTTGCAC
This genomic interval carries:
- a CDS encoding NADP-dependent oxidoreductase produces the protein MKAIVFDRHGGPTVLQLTEVAVPEPGRGQVRIRVRAAGVNPIDGKLRAGGGWPIELPSTPGVEGAGVVDAVGPDTDGFAVGDEVLGHTATGSYAQFALSDRVVPKPAGLSWDVAAAVPVAAETALRVLRLLDLSPGETLLVHGASGSVGSLAGQLARRRGVTVVGTAGAAGRDRLGRLGVTAIAYGDGLVDRVRSVAPHGVDAVFDAAGRGALPDSIALRGGPERIVTIADPNAAEYGVLFTGGSEVMVEPAAIAEVAKQVAAGDLTVPIAARYQLADAAEAQRLSDTGHAGGKIVLTVD
- a CDS encoding BTAD domain-containing putative transcriptional regulator, which produces MDGTHLDLRFADVLRSYRTTARLSQRELADRAGLSVGAVRDLEQGRRRTPRRSTVRRLGAALGLPAPSAAGPDPARRFVLRVLGPLELRVGGRAVRLGPPRQRAVLGLLALCPNALVHREEIIDRLWARAAPATAVHLVQAYVSRLRALLLPDAPPERRRAVLESTGASYRLRVRPDGLDLLRFGRLTEQARTAVAAGNHLLAGERYEAALRLWRGTPLADVDLLRGSAPVATLAEQRVATAIRYAEAAARTGRHHPVPQLRLLADADPLHEALHARLMLALAAGGQQAAALRVYAEISARLADQLGLTPGPELTDARLQVLRGGADPRPGPG